One genomic window of Polyangium aurulentum includes the following:
- a CDS encoding metallophosphoesterase, producing MTRINWLHLSDLQMRAGGSRLLEAEVREELERDLRALHAEAGPWDFVAITGDVTASGLPKEFAVVDTFLEWLRGFLGGLGSNPVVLAVPGNHDALSPRVDTFKLIWRNPEFRNAYRASRGDSMPEIRRAVATAFHSFGSWYRSHAPPLLHLTHVRPKIPGDLAYVVEKEGRRLGVLGLNSAYAQLGPGDWLGQLDVDARFAREALEALAEQDEPWLLLTHHPPAWLLEDTRQELAALLSKRTALHLCGQAFPSWLDADAEIGTPTIQALRLGYMSTGTLHAGYCAGSADFETGQFRIWPRRFVPSAAGKLVATPDQERFDLSPDGSLALPWGTQKAQRKAPRMATPQAAPLKAPGITQRRALGAGREPAIWLAWSPDGARLASGHARGAVAVWDVATGDLAWSRTDHEDDVQDVAFSHDGSLLASVSLDRLFVWYADRGDAPLRLERTLRGGFAFAWRPGRRILAFRGIDAIVRLWEPTMPADAVSSLFGKVKQAQALAWSPDGTLLATVSMRDGGIEIWNGDTHDLERRIGGKTRAPLDLSWTPDGTGLAAAYGDGSVRVWDIASGIVATLAAHTDAVTSLSFSHDGRLLATKSHDGTVKLWRSDTWDVVTTIDEYSSREFYGGLAFSPTTPMLATLGSWNIRIWDIDTDALLAAAPKQRTVHSTRAKVVLVGEGNAGKSCLAMRLSEDRYAELGATHGMRFWSIPASRLDPEATPPEGEEREITLWDLGGQSEYRLIHQLFLGDTTTALMLMEPRRGGAALDEIEGWLKRFESKRAHHPAQKILVGTKLDDEHAPADRAAIEQFVRKNGFAAYVPTSAKTGRGLDEVKRAIVRSIDWGALAKTSQPELFLRIRHTIEAQIAARRVVLPFAELEGTLRQEDPGAYDPEAVRAVVRQLALQGVLADTRLADGTRALVLQVEQIERYASSLIVMARDNPRGIAAIDVARLVSPALELPRMRPEERLRRDQELIVLDCVVELLLEHGICIRHEGLLVFPNLFQPTEHDPAFPHAVALYYEFSGAVDNIYASLVTSLAMSRHFGPMRLWEDRAEFSRPGGGTVGARRSQRGEPGARGVARLDVYFAEGTPEPTRELFVGFVEEHLREHGVEILESLAMTCACGFEMPEKAVRGRIEKGLADIACPMCEARHPLPFGAAEARERSPDLARRVRAMKTTIEDQRRRTVVETKVSMNQLQRAQEEGKGAPVPPIRILHLSDLHVREDADPMALLQPLAADLEDRIDGLGIDRLDVLVVSGDVTNRAAPAEFEKARELVSGIIARFGLTAEQCVLVPGNHDLDWNEPVYRTVKKRSVDEKSLLPGKYKPQGDLYEIRDDALYPNRFRNFSQYFYHPLVQEPYPLAPEGQCIPLLYADLGLQFLALNSAWEIDEYFPDRSGAHPGALARGLAAADLQIRRAREEGRLAARAPVLRIATWHHPVTGNEKMADDAFVENLRKADVRLCLHGHVHEDRADLLGYLHPTRGVHVAGAGSFGAPARERPESIPRLYNVIEIERDLSRIQVHTRCLKKQTGAWEGWAVWPGARRGEKRSYYEVALGS from the coding sequence GTGACGCGGATCAACTGGCTGCATCTGTCGGATTTGCAGATGAGAGCGGGCGGATCGCGGCTCCTCGAGGCCGAGGTTCGTGAGGAGCTCGAGCGGGATCTGCGCGCCCTGCACGCGGAGGCTGGGCCTTGGGACTTCGTGGCCATCACGGGGGATGTGACCGCGTCCGGCTTGCCGAAGGAGTTCGCCGTCGTGGATACGTTCCTCGAATGGCTGCGCGGCTTCCTCGGCGGGCTCGGGTCGAATCCGGTCGTGCTCGCGGTTCCGGGAAACCACGACGCTCTCTCTCCGAGAGTCGATACATTCAAATTGATTTGGCGCAACCCGGAATTCCGCAACGCGTATCGTGCGTCCCGCGGTGACTCCATGCCCGAGATCCGAAGGGCGGTCGCCACGGCATTCCATTCGTTCGGGTCCTGGTATCGCTCGCACGCGCCGCCGCTGCTGCACTTGACACACGTGCGGCCGAAGATCCCCGGTGATCTCGCGTATGTCGTAGAGAAAGAGGGGCGGCGCCTCGGCGTGCTCGGACTGAACTCCGCCTATGCGCAGCTCGGGCCCGGAGACTGGCTCGGGCAGCTCGATGTCGATGCCCGATTCGCGCGGGAGGCGCTGGAGGCCCTCGCCGAACAGGACGAGCCTTGGCTCCTCCTCACGCACCACCCGCCGGCGTGGCTGCTCGAGGACACGCGACAGGAACTCGCGGCTCTTTTATCGAAGCGCACCGCGCTGCACCTGTGCGGCCAGGCCTTTCCGAGCTGGCTCGATGCGGATGCAGAGATCGGGACGCCGACGATCCAGGCGCTCAGGCTCGGATACATGTCGACGGGGACGCTTCATGCCGGGTATTGCGCGGGCTCCGCCGACTTCGAAACCGGGCAGTTTCGCATCTGGCCGAGGCGCTTCGTCCCGTCGGCCGCGGGCAAGCTCGTGGCTACGCCCGACCAGGAGCGCTTCGATCTGAGCCCCGACGGCTCGCTGGCTTTGCCTTGGGGTACGCAGAAAGCCCAGCGTAAAGCTCCGAGGATGGCAACGCCGCAGGCAGCACCATTGAAAGCCCCCGGCATCACCCAGCGCCGCGCCCTCGGCGCGGGTCGTGAGCCGGCCATATGGCTCGCCTGGTCCCCAGATGGGGCGCGCCTCGCTTCGGGGCACGCCCGTGGCGCCGTCGCGGTCTGGGACGTCGCGACCGGCGACCTCGCATGGTCGCGTACTGACCATGAAGATGACGTGCAAGACGTGGCCTTCTCGCACGACGGGAGCCTCCTCGCGTCGGTTTCGCTCGATCGCCTGTTCGTATGGTATGCCGATCGCGGCGACGCGCCCTTGCGCCTCGAGCGCACGCTGCGGGGGGGCTTCGCTTTTGCGTGGCGACCTGGGCGTCGCATCCTCGCTTTTCGAGGCATCGACGCGATCGTCCGGCTCTGGGAGCCGACGATGCCTGCGGACGCCGTGTCGAGCCTATTCGGCAAGGTGAAGCAAGCACAGGCGCTCGCGTGGTCGCCGGATGGTACCCTCCTCGCGACGGTGTCGATGCGCGACGGTGGCATCGAGATCTGGAATGGTGATACGCACGACCTCGAGCGCCGCATCGGGGGAAAGACGCGCGCGCCGCTGGATCTCTCCTGGACGCCCGACGGCACGGGGCTCGCTGCGGCGTACGGGGATGGAAGCGTCAGGGTCTGGGACATCGCGAGTGGAATCGTCGCGACCCTCGCTGCACACACCGACGCGGTGACGAGCCTATCCTTCTCGCATGATGGCCGGCTCCTCGCCACGAAATCGCACGACGGCACGGTCAAGCTCTGGCGTTCGGACACGTGGGACGTCGTCACCACGATCGACGAGTACAGCTCGCGCGAGTTCTACGGCGGCCTCGCATTCTCCCCGACCACGCCAATGCTCGCCACCCTCGGAAGCTGGAACATCCGCATCTGGGACATCGACACCGACGCCCTACTTGCCGCCGCCCCGAAACAGCGCACCGTCCATTCCACGCGAGCCAAGGTCGTCCTCGTCGGCGAGGGCAACGCCGGCAAATCCTGCCTCGCCATGCGCCTCTCGGAAGACCGCTATGCCGAGCTCGGCGCCACCCACGGCATGCGCTTCTGGTCGATCCCCGCGAGCCGCCTCGACCCCGAAGCCACCCCGCCCGAAGGCGAGGAGCGCGAGATCACCCTCTGGGACCTCGGCGGCCAGAGCGAATACCGCCTCATTCACCAGCTCTTCCTCGGAGACACCACGACGGCCCTCATGCTCATGGAGCCCCGCCGCGGCGGGGCCGCGCTCGACGAAATCGAAGGCTGGCTCAAGCGCTTCGAGTCCAAGCGTGCCCATCACCCTGCCCAGAAAATCCTCGTCGGCACCAAGCTCGACGACGAGCACGCCCCCGCCGACCGCGCCGCCATCGAGCAGTTCGTCCGCAAAAATGGGTTCGCTGCGTATGTGCCCACGAGCGCCAAGACCGGGCGCGGGCTCGACGAGGTGAAGCGAGCCATTGTCCGTAGTATCGATTGGGGCGCCCTCGCCAAGACCAGCCAGCCCGAGCTCTTCCTCCGCATCCGCCACACCATCGAGGCCCAGATCGCTGCCCGCCGCGTGGTTTTACCATTCGCCGAGCTCGAGGGAACCCTCCGCCAGGAAGACCCGGGCGCCTACGACCCCGAAGCCGTCCGCGCGGTCGTCCGGCAACTCGCGCTCCAGGGTGTCCTCGCCGATACGCGCCTCGCCGACGGCACCCGCGCGCTCGTCCTCCAGGTCGAGCAAATCGAGCGCTACGCGAGCTCCCTCATCGTGATGGCCCGCGACAACCCCCGCGGCATCGCGGCCATCGACGTCGCCCGCCTCGTCTCGCCCGCGCTCGAATTGCCGCGCATGCGCCCCGAGGAGCGCCTCCGCCGCGACCAGGAGCTCATCGTGCTCGATTGCGTGGTCGAGCTGCTCCTCGAGCACGGCATCTGCATCCGCCACGAAGGGCTGCTCGTCTTCCCCAACCTCTTCCAGCCCACCGAGCACGATCCGGCATTCCCCCACGCCGTCGCGCTCTATTACGAGTTCTCCGGCGCCGTCGACAACATCTACGCCTCGCTCGTCACCTCGCTCGCGATGAGCCGCCATTTCGGCCCCATGCGCCTGTGGGAGGACCGCGCCGAGTTCTCGCGGCCCGGCGGGGGCACGGTGGGCGCGCGCAGATCGCAGCGAGGCGAACCGGGCGCGCGCGGCGTCGCGCGGCTCGACGTCTACTTCGCCGAGGGCACCCCCGAGCCCACGCGCGAGCTCTTCGTGGGGTTCGTCGAGGAACATCTCCGCGAGCACGGCGTGGAGATCCTCGAATCGCTCGCCATGACCTGCGCGTGCGGCTTCGAGATGCCGGAGAAAGCCGTGCGCGGGCGGATCGAGAAAGGGCTCGCCGACATCGCCTGCCCCATGTGCGAGGCGCGGCATCCATTGCCGTTCGGCGCCGCCGAGGCGCGCGAGCGCAGCCCCGATCTCGCCCGCCGCGTGCGGGCCATGAAGACGACCATCGAGGACCAGCGCCGCCGCACCGTGGTGGAGACCAAGGTCAGCATGAACCAGCTCCAGCGCGCGCAGGAGGAGGGCAAAGGCGCGCCGGTGCCGCCCATCCGCATTCTGCACCTCTCCGACCTGCACGTGCGCGAGGACGCCGACCCCATGGCGCTCCTCCAGCCCCTCGCCGCCGATCTCGAGGACCGGATCGACGGGCTCGGGATCGATCGGCTCGACGTGCTCGTCGTCTCCGGCGACGTGACCAACCGCGCCGCGCCGGCCGAATTCGAGAAAGCACGCGAGCTCGTCTCCGGCATCATCGCGCGCTTCGGCCTCACGGCCGAGCAATGCGTCCTGGTCCCGGGCAACCACGATCTCGACTGGAACGAGCCCGTCTACCGCACCGTGAAGAAGCGGAGCGTGGACGAGAAGTCGCTCCTGCCAGGCAAATACAAGCCGCAGGGCGATCTCTACGAGATCCGCGACGACGCGCTCTACCCGAACCGCTTCCGCAATTTCTCTCAGTATTTCTATCACCCTCTCGTGCAGGAGCCCTATCCGCTGGCGCCGGAGGGGCAATGCATCCCGCTGCTCTACGCCGATCTCGGCTTGCAGTTCCTCGCGCTCAACTCGGCCTGGGAGATCGACGAATACTTCCCCGACCGCTCCGGCGCGCACCCCGGCGCGCTGGCCCGCGGCCTCGCGGCGGCGGATCTTCAGATCAGGCGCGCAAGGGAGGAGGGGAGGCTCGCCGCGCGCGCGCCCGTGCTGCGCATCGCGACGTGGCACCACCCCGTGACCGGCAATGAAAAAATGGCGGACGACGCCTTCGTCGAGAACCTCCGCAAGGCCGATGTCCGCCTGTGCTTGCACGGCCACGTGCACGAGGATCGCGCGGATCTGCTCGGCTACCTGCACCCGACGCGCGGCGTGCACGTCGCGGGCGCCGGCTCGTTCGGCGCCCCCGCGCGCGAGCGACCCGAATCGATCCCGCGGCTTTACAACGTGATCGAGATCGAGCGCGATCTATCGCGGATCCAGGTGCACACCCGCTGCTTGAAGAAGCAGACCGGCGCCTGGGAGGGCTGGGCCGTGTGGCCGGGCGCGCGGCGCGGAGAGAAGCGATCGTATTACGAGGTGGCGCTGGGTTCGTGA
- a CDS encoding B12-binding domain-containing radical SAM protein yields MHLHLIAPSNEDSTYIKPLWAATLAAHTPPDVELTFRDDGLDPIDLDKESDAPDLVGISVNSKTAARAYAIADAYRKRGSKVVLGGIHVTALPEEGLEHADAVVSGEAEWIWQKVIEDAKAGKLGRGKSLMNRSIYKHEGWPELVNMPMPKRDLIKSIRYVPFDVVQTTRGCPFPCEFCSVSTYNGTTFRFRPVREVVAELETLGNKILFGDDNVMIHTKYSHELFEAMVPLKKHWVAQASLAALHKVENVEVMARAGCKALFIGFESVDDEAVRGAGKKQNKPRKYQDIVRMLADHGIAVWGSFIFGLDEDGPGAFDRTVEFCIESKITMALFALLTPYPGTQLYKRLKAENRLSKDKWWLEEDHHADAPFYKPARLSPKELKDGWVKAWRQMYSYGSIAKRYDFGLDHSWIQNLAYWPINLMMHELAERKIANGDRAWRKHRALDLPFGL; encoded by the coding sequence ATGCACCTGCACCTCATCGCGCCATCGAACGAGGACTCGACCTACATCAAGCCCCTCTGGGCCGCGACGCTCGCCGCGCACACGCCGCCCGACGTGGAGCTGACGTTCCGCGACGACGGTCTCGATCCGATCGACCTCGACAAAGAGAGCGACGCGCCCGATCTGGTGGGCATCAGCGTCAACTCGAAGACCGCCGCGCGCGCTTACGCGATTGCCGACGCCTATCGCAAGCGCGGAAGCAAGGTGGTGCTCGGGGGCATCCACGTGACGGCGTTGCCCGAGGAGGGTCTCGAGCACGCCGACGCCGTGGTCTCGGGCGAGGCCGAATGGATCTGGCAAAAGGTCATCGAGGACGCGAAGGCCGGCAAGCTCGGCCGGGGCAAGAGCCTGATGAACCGCTCGATCTACAAGCACGAGGGCTGGCCCGAGCTGGTGAACATGCCGATGCCGAAGCGCGATCTCATCAAATCGATCCGCTACGTGCCCTTCGACGTGGTGCAGACGACGCGCGGCTGTCCATTCCCGTGTGAATTCTGCAGCGTCTCCACCTACAACGGCACGACGTTCCGCTTCCGCCCGGTGCGCGAGGTCGTGGCCGAGCTGGAGACGCTCGGCAACAAGATCCTCTTCGGTGACGACAACGTCATGATTCACACGAAATACAGCCACGAGCTCTTCGAGGCGATGGTGCCATTGAAGAAGCACTGGGTGGCGCAGGCGTCGCTCGCGGCGCTGCACAAGGTGGAGAACGTCGAGGTGATGGCGCGGGCGGGGTGCAAGGCGCTCTTCATCGGCTTCGAGTCGGTGGACGACGAGGCCGTTCGCGGGGCGGGCAAGAAGCAGAACAAGCCGCGCAAGTACCAGGACATCGTGCGCATGCTGGCCGATCACGGCATTGCGGTGTGGGGCAGCTTCATCTTCGGCCTCGACGAGGACGGCCCGGGCGCGTTCGACAGGACGGTCGAGTTCTGCATCGAATCGAAGATCACGATGGCGCTCTTCGCATTGCTGACGCCGTACCCGGGGACGCAGCTCTACAAGCGCTTGAAGGCGGAAAACCGATTGAGCAAGGACAAGTGGTGGCTCGAGGAGGACCACCACGCGGACGCGCCCTTCTACAAGCCGGCGAGGCTGTCGCCCAAGGAGCTGAAGGACGGCTGGGTGAAGGCGTGGCGGCAGATGTACTCGTACGGGTCGATCGCGAAGAGGTACGATTTCGGGCTGGATCATTCGTGGATCCAGAACCTCGCCTACTGGCCGATCAACCTGATGATGCACGAGCTGGCCGAGCGGAAGATCGCGAACGGGGACAGGGCCTGGAGGAAGCACAGGGCGCTGGATTTGCCGTTCGGGCTCTGA
- a CDS encoding Uma2 family endonuclease: MNPVGNRPPRDTGPIELRDFGPNGRRLGTPADCYDGSPWELHRGELVEQMGSKDIHAITMALLAALFRTHAREGMTVMTDVYCDLTDEQGSSLRAPDVVVVSDLEEPKDDVYRGKPVLAVEVRGTQSKRYVEEKVRLYVEHDWPLVWIAHPVRQEVEVFSQAGSSVVYRLGASLPLPAILDKHGLEAIPVAAIFSETEASRYTDGWVATRAEARGEARAEIRTCARSILQVLAARGLPISDALRARILACTDAATLDRWLILAATANTPDAIG, from the coding sequence ATGAATCCTGTCGGGAACCGCCCTCCTCGGGACACCGGTCCGATCGAGCTTCGGGACTTCGGACCGAACGGCCGCCGCCTTGGAACACCCGCCGACTGCTACGACGGGAGCCCCTGGGAGCTGCACCGCGGGGAGCTCGTGGAACAGATGGGAAGCAAGGACATCCACGCCATCACCATGGCCCTCCTCGCGGCGCTCTTCCGCACGCACGCGCGGGAAGGCATGACGGTCATGACCGACGTCTACTGCGATCTCACGGACGAGCAGGGCTCGTCGCTCCGCGCTCCGGACGTGGTGGTCGTCTCCGACCTCGAGGAGCCAAAAGACGACGTCTATCGGGGCAAACCCGTCCTCGCGGTCGAGGTCCGCGGCACGCAGTCGAAGCGCTATGTCGAGGAGAAGGTCAGGCTCTACGTCGAGCACGACTGGCCCCTCGTCTGGATTGCGCATCCCGTCCGACAGGAGGTCGAGGTCTTCAGCCAGGCAGGCAGCTCCGTCGTTTACCGCCTCGGCGCGAGCCTGCCCTTGCCCGCCATCCTGGACAAGCACGGCCTGGAGGCGATTCCCGTCGCCGCCATCTTCTCGGAGACCGAGGCGTCCCGTTACACAGATGGCTGGGTCGCAACCCGCGCAGAGGCCCGTGGCGAGGCCCGGGCCGAGATTCGCACCTGCGCCCGATCCATCCTCCAGGTCCTCGCTGCCCGCGGCCTGCCCATCTCCGACGCCCTGCGCGCCCGCATCCTCGCCTGCACCGACGCCGCGACCCTCGACCGCTGGCTCATCCTGGCCGCGACCGCCAACACCCCCGACGCCATCGGCTGA